The region GTACTCTTCATGGTAAGATCACTCCCgatatttttttaacttggcTACATACCattcagatggaaaaaaaaactttgcaatTACCACCATTCCCTAAAttagtggttctcaaactcggtcctggggtaccactgtgtatgctggtttacattccaaccacaattgcaatccccaTATTTTAACAATCTGTTGTTTTCTTAatgaggtgcttttcatgtttatagGGATTGTTTACCTTCTCGAGCcacattatatcagaaatagctatgcatgctaTAAAGTCCCTTCTTCACATTGCGCTTGTTCTGCATTggaaacaattacataaaaagaggtaacatttttggtaaatggtaaatggactatGGTGAATAAACaagctcctaattaggttgatGAACACATGTATTTAAGTTAagttaaatttattaaaacaatgcaggtgttgcttgttattatttgctttgtctGTGAATTCTTCATcatctaccaaatggttagcTTTAATGTCTGtatgtccacactttcaccacacttttattgattcacctcagtctttaatttgatcagttaaaacatttttgacttcatgtaatcatttgcaatatACTACAGGGGTTAGCTAGCCATCAACATGCATTGCTATGTTTCGTGGAATTAGTTTCTATAAGTTTGAAAAGAACAACgcaaaattcaaattcaaagcttcatatttatttgaattaactTTATatgtgaaacaaataaaagacaTGGACAGAATTGGCATTGCAATTAAGTCTACATTTGAGTCCGTATAGTTGGGCTAAACCCTCCCTAGCTTCACAGAAGCTGAAGACATGGTCCATATACCAGcactgtgcatttaaaaagctGGGCGTTTGTGGTAGTGAATCCAGCTCCAGCTACCTGCCCTTATCCACCCAGGTGAAGAAGTTGCAGCGGGCCTGGGGGTTGGAGGCATGGCCCTGGGGGCGGCAACAGACGAAGAAGCGCCGGCCCATGTTGGGCCCTGCCTTCCTGACGGTCCTGAGCACACAGGGCTCCTGGTGCACCTTGCAGAGGGGTGGCTGCGGCGGGCCATGCAACACTGCCTTCCAGAACCCCAAAGGGCAGGCCCCCCTGGGACAGGGTTCAGCCCCACCCTCTCCTTCAACAGCCCCACCCTCTCCTTCCATAGCCCCGCCCTCTCTTTCAACAGCCCCACCCTCTCTTTCCATAGCCCCGCCATCTCCTTCCACAGATCCCCTCTTTGTGATATCAGGAGGCGGCGAGAGCCCCCCTTGTACCCGTGCCCTCccttcactgtgctgtgtgcccgTGTCCTCAGACCCGTCCTGCCCCTTCACAAAACAGCTGCGAGACCCTTGGCTGGCTGCGGGCTTGAAGAAGGCCAGCAGGTTTCCCTGAGGTTTTGGTGGGTTATGGGTTTTGATCCTCTTGCCCCTGGGGGCAGGAGTCTCCTTTGTGGGACCCCTCTTCCTGCCGGCCATGTTCCCAATTCTGGCGGCGCTCCCAGCATCGGCCGGCGGACGGAGGTTCTCCCGGATCTCCCCCAGCTCCTGCGAGCCGGGCAGGGCGTCCTGTTCCTGCGGACCCACCTGGACCAGGAAGCGCGAGAGCTTCTGCTGCCTTCCGGCAAACTCGGGCATGAAGCGTGTGCACAgcggggggcagcgggggctCTGCAGCGGGGAGCAGCACAGGCGCCCCTGCACCGGACAGTGATCCGACCCCTCCACGTCCGGCATGATGTccgcagacaggaagtgctcctCGGCCAACGGCCGGTCGGCAAAGATGTAATCAATGCGCGTGCCATAGTTGGTCTGCCGGGCGCCGGTGAGGGTGGACCAGCAGGTGAAGGCGTTGGGGCGGGTCGGGTGGAAATGGCGAAATGTGTCAACGAACTTTCCACCACCACAGCCACCAGGCTCCTGGGACTCTGGCCCCACCTCTCTGTCGCCCTCCTCCTTctcaagcccctccccttcagcCTTCCCAAACAGGAAGTTGTTCAGCCACTTTCTGCCAGGATTATCCTCAAAactttcctgtaaaaaaaagtttcagaaaatgtaactaTTAGCCATTACTGTTcttaataaatatttgtaatataatgtaatgcaactgaGAGTGGCGTGTGATTCTCACAGCGGTGAACACACGCACCAGGTCATCGGGGTCGCAGTGGTCAATGGGCCTGTGGGAAGTGTTCACATCTCCCAGGACGATCACATGGCTGGGAGCACGGCACAGACACAAAGCAGCATTGATCAGTCCAACACACAGTGCATAAACCCATCCCAAGCCAAGCCCTGTCACCTCcatcaaaaaacaaatacactatGCTTCATTTGCTCTGCTAAAGCAGAAAATACCAAAAAAgaattaacaataaataaataaatacaaaataactgATCTGCAAGAACTGATCCCCAAATAGATTTGCTCCAgccaaaaaagatttttttgtatgtaGTTTATTTCCTCCGTCAACAGTCTATATTTTACCACAATGCAGATGCagttcaaaattaaaatgcacatgtGCAACAAAATTTCACCGTAATTTAGCATAGAATTAAAGGTTTTCAAGTGAATAAACTGTACGTCTCCGACTGTTATTTTGTCCACGAAATGCAACTTtatatcataaaaaatttaTCCATGAGATTGTTATTACTATTGACAGCTTAGCTCTCATGTCTGGTAATAGCGTTCACTGAACCGAGTTGGACGGCTGAACACGTTATAGGTTTTTAATTCAGTATTCTTTTTCCCTGAAGACTGCTTTACCGTCCAAGCAAtttaaaggccagttcagaccaaagttTTGCAATGTGCTGGTAACTCTTTGCAAAACTCATGGtttgcaacattctaaaactgaccTGTTCACATCAAAGCAATGAATCTATCTACTTCCTTGTTCATAGTTAGGCTACTTCCTTGTTGGTTGCAATACTCATCTGGTAAATATTTAGGTCAATATAGTGACAGTGGATGAAAGTAGTAGTGACTGTGTACAGTACCACTAATAAAGAACCAGTACTTGGATGCCTCAGCACCCAGCACACGGAACATATGCACAACTGTGCAAGGACCATGATTTCCCTAGAGTTAAGATGTTTCATCATTTCACTGAGCAGTATGCGCACCAAAGAGCTGGTGTCACTGTTGATTCGGGACGAAACTACTTTATACCTCACGCTCTTTAGTTAACTAtctcagtgatttttttaaatgcatgttgtCGCCAGTGCAAACGCTGGTGTCACTGTTGATTCGGGACGAAACTACTTTATACCTCACGCTCTTTAGTTAACTAtctcagtgatttttttaaatgcatgttgtCGCCAGTGCAAgcgccacccaccccccccccccccccccgccccccgcacggacccctccctcctgtccaCACCTCCggccacaaataaaaaatttctagtggaaacaaacacacaaacaatcccTATCttggaggaaaaataaaaagttaatattTAACAGTTTCCAGTATCTCCCCTCACTCCTACCTCCCTGCTCCCAGTAAGGCCTCAGCTCTGTTCTGGAGCATTCTGTAGAACTGCAGTTTGAAGAGCTTCCTGTCAGGCTTCTCTGGGTCCGCCCGTGGGCAGTACACATTGAGCACGGTAAGGGTTTTCTCCTGGTTCTGACACCTGTGCCGAGCACACAGACAAGGTGAGACAGGAACAAGCAGCAGCCATTTAAAACTCCCCCTTGGCAACAGTCATTAGCACAGGATTCAACTCCAGACCCAGACCattgagcacacaaacacacacgaatCGAGAGTTTCAGCAACACGCAACACAACACCCCTGTTTATAAGCAGTTATTGCCTGGAAATGAGTGGCAGGATAAAGCCATTAAATGGGTTATACAGATGAAACTAAAATATGCAGGGACGTCAATCCATAAACTATTTTCACACCTAGTCATTGAGTTTAGAGCAAACAGCTTACTCTGCTTGTTCAAATATTAGCCATagctaatggggggggggggggggcttctgacAGAGCTACATGTACAAACAGTCAGAACTCAGAAACCACTTACATCACTTTGTGCTGTGTGATGACAGCTCTTCCTTCATTATCCAGCATCTGCAGCTCCTCCATAGAAAACTGGCTCTGGTCACCATAGCACCCAACACTCCCATCATGACTGGTCAGCAGGCCTGTCAGTCCCTCTTCTGCAGCAAAGGGTGCAACCCTGTCTTTGCAGAAAGTAGCTACCCCtatttgtttgaaaaattgaaaCAAATTAGTAGTCGTGCTTCTGTGCATCTAAAAAATCACTTCTTTCCGGGGAACTGGCATTGCATGTGACTTCTGAAAAGTAAAGGTAAACAGAGTGGCAGCCATCTAGCTAGTTATAGTATTCAATGCCCTACCTCACCTGAGTAACCGCTTCGTCCTCGGCTGAAGCTGAAATAAGAATTGTAACCGTCCACAACCGCAGTTCTCTCGTCCAGCAGGTCCCCTTTCACGTTCACAAGAGAAAAAATGACCGTGCGATGTGCAAGCCATcaacacaacacagacagtGAAATAAAGTGGGACATACTGAATGGAATGCAATCAAGTTGGCCATTTACAAATACCAATAAACAACCCTAGATAAACAGGGAGCTATATATTTGACATCATGCACGCTGCGGTTCCTTACTTGTCACTTTTGTCTcctgaaaacaaattatatCAGCGTCGAGCAAATCCAATGCTTTCTTAATTCCGCCTTTGAAAGTTCTTATGCCGTTTATGTTCCAAGTGACaatcttcattttttcattgaatagGATCTCCGATTCAGAAACTGAAGACAAGCTGTTTTTGAGGATGAATCACAGAATTTTTCTGCGGAACAGCTTTCACAATAGGCCCATGCAGCGCGCTCACTGGACCGGGCGTTCACGCGAGATTTACAGAAGAAGCGGAAGAAAAATCCAGCCCCAGACATGCGCAGTACGTAGGTTTATTCGAAGTCGCACTTAGTAGTGGCAGTCTATGGTTCTGTCACTCTTGGTCGcgatggaggagaggagacacgGACTTTTCTCAGCTGTTTTCCTGGAAAAAGTAGCAATCACAGCTAATTAGCTTACAGGATTTCAGCTACAATGACATCAATGATATGAACTAATATGTAACAACTATTGTAAATTGTAACAATATCTTAACATATAAATAAACTATAAACTATAGACAGAGATTTGTGAACATGTGGAACAGCTCATCtgatcatgtagtagaggcagagaccA is a window of Anguilla anguilla isolate fAngAng1 chromosome 13, fAngAng1.pri, whole genome shotgun sequence DNA encoding:
- the apex2 gene encoding DNA-(apurinic or apyrimidinic site) lyase 2 isoform X1, with translation MKIVTWNINGIRTFKGGIKKALDLLDADIICFQETKVTRDLLDERTAVVDGYNSYFSFSRGRSGYSGVATFCKDRVAPFAAEEGLTGLLTSHDGSVGCYGDQSQFSMEELQMLDNEGRAVITQHKVMCQNQEKTLTVLNVYCPRADPEKPDRKLFKLQFYRMLQNRAEALLGAGSHVIVLGDVNTSHRPIDHCDPDDLESFEDNPGRKWLNNFLFGKAEGEGLEKEEGDREVGPESQEPGGCGGGKFVDTFRHFHPTRPNAFTCWSTLTGARQTNYGTRIDYIFADRPLAEEHFLSADIMPDVEGSDHCPVQGRLCCSPLQSPRCPPLCTRFMPEFAGRQQKLSRFLVQVGPQEQDALPGSQELGEIRENLRPPADAGSAARIGNMAGRKRGPTKETPAPRGKRIKTHNPPKPQGNLLAFFKPAASQGSRSCFVKGQDGSEDTGTQHSEGRARVQGGLSPPPDITKRGSVEGDGGAMEREGGAVEREGGAMEGEGGAVEGEGGAEPCPRGACPLGFWKAVLHGPPQPPLCKVHQEPCVLRTVRKAGPNMGRRFFVCCRPQGHASNPQARCNFFTWVDKGR
- the apex2 gene encoding DNA-(apurinic or apyrimidinic site) lyase 2 isoform X2; this encodes MEELQMLDNEGRAVITQHKVMCQNQEKTLTVLNVYCPRADPEKPDRKLFKLQFYRMLQNRAEALLGAGSHVIVLGDVNTSHRPIDHCDPDDLESFEDNPGRKWLNNFLFGKAEGEGLEKEEGDREVGPESQEPGGCGGGKFVDTFRHFHPTRPNAFTCWSTLTGARQTNYGTRIDYIFADRPLAEEHFLSADIMPDVEGSDHCPVQGRLCCSPLQSPRCPPLCTRFMPEFAGRQQKLSRFLVQVGPQEQDALPGSQELGEIRENLRPPADAGSAARIGNMAGRKRGPTKETPAPRGKRIKTHNPPKPQGNLLAFFKPAASQGSRSCFVKGQDGSEDTGTQHSEGRARVQGGLSPPPDITKRGSVEGDGGAMEREGGAVEREGGAMEGEGGAVEGEGGAEPCPRGACPLGFWKAVLHGPPQPPLCKVHQEPCVLRTVRKAGPNMGRRFFVCCRPQGHASNPQARCNFFTWVDKGR